One Coffea arabica cultivar ET-39 chromosome 5c, Coffea Arabica ET-39 HiFi, whole genome shotgun sequence DNA window includes the following coding sequences:
- the LOC113690259 gene encoding uncharacterized protein isoform X1, giving the protein MIRVSKLWRNWKSKVKSMYFIPYRRHRSWLLAHCPARVEEDQWPILVDYWSSEDVKKQSKINSKNRKKQKMPHRTGRKDHVNLREELRIKTGKEPSKLDVFIHSRQGKQMDELTSQTITTMNEEIQKLPETSRDDNFVKDILYENILGPEKPGRLRTYGVGATPKDVYRMSDNMNDGQKKAFEDAVNEKVEIIRGELREEMNSKLADFKEELIAQFEARMRASTCDLASLQRREMNAAKQSQISDSLEVGDRMNREVGTNDAEMYKEVGTNDAEINKCEMNKKVSSIADILENHHTKKKRSRTTCKRLA; this is encoded by the exons ATGATAAGGGTCAGCAAATTGTGGAGAAATTGGAAATCAAAAGTCAAGAGCATGTATTTCATTCCTTATAGGAGGCACAGGTCATGGCTATTAGCACACTGTCCTGCAAGAGTTGAGGAGGATCAATGGCCTATTTTGGTTGATTATTGGAGCTCAGAAGATGTCAAG AAGCAAAGCAAGATTAATAGCAAGAAtcgaaaaaaacaaaagatgccACATCGAACAGGGCGAAAAGATCATGTGAACCTCAGGGAAGAG CTTCGGATTAAAACTGGAAAAGAGCCTTCGAAACTAGACGTTTTTATTCATTCAagacaaggaaaacaaatggatgagttGACTTCACAAACAATT ACAACTATGAATGAGGAAATACAAAAACTGCCAGAGACATCCAGGGATgataattttgtgaaagatATACTCTATGAAAATATTCTTGGACCTGAAAAACCAGGTCGTCTTCGAACTTATGGGGTAGGTGCGACTCCAAAAGACGTGTATAGGATGTCAGATAACATGAATGATGGACAAAAGAAAGCATTTGAGGATGCAGTGAATGAGAAAGTGGAAATCATACGTGGTGAACTACGAGAAGAAATGAATTCGAAATTGGCAGATTTTAAGGAGGAGTTGATTGCTCAATTTGAAGCAAGAATG AGGGCATCCACATGTGACTTGGCATCACtccaaagaagagaaatgaaTGCAGCAAAACAATCTCAAATTTCGGACTCATTAGAG GTTGGTGATAGAATGAACAGGGAAGTTGGAACAAATGATGCTGAAATGTACAAGGAAGTTGGAACAAATGATGCTGAAATAAACAAGtgtgaaatgaataaaaaagtTTCTTCAATTGCTGATATTCTTGAG AACCATCatacaaagaagaaaaggagcagGACTACTTGCAAACGACTTGCTTGA
- the LOC113690259 gene encoding uncharacterized protein isoform X2 has protein sequence MPHRTGRKDHVNLREELRIKTGKEPSKLDVFIHSRQGKQMDELTSQTITTMNEEIQKLPETSRDDNFVKDILYENILGPEKPGRLRTYGVGATPKDVYRMSDNMNDGQKKAFEDAVNEKVEIIRGELREEMNSKLADFKEELIAQFEARMRASTCDLASLQRREMNAAKQSQISDSLEVGDRMNREVGTNDAEMYKEVGTNDAEINKCEMNKKVSSIADILENHHTKKKRSRTTCKRLA, from the exons atgccACATCGAACAGGGCGAAAAGATCATGTGAACCTCAGGGAAGAG CTTCGGATTAAAACTGGAAAAGAGCCTTCGAAACTAGACGTTTTTATTCATTCAagacaaggaaaacaaatggatgagttGACTTCACAAACAATT ACAACTATGAATGAGGAAATACAAAAACTGCCAGAGACATCCAGGGATgataattttgtgaaagatATACTCTATGAAAATATTCTTGGACCTGAAAAACCAGGTCGTCTTCGAACTTATGGGGTAGGTGCGACTCCAAAAGACGTGTATAGGATGTCAGATAACATGAATGATGGACAAAAGAAAGCATTTGAGGATGCAGTGAATGAGAAAGTGGAAATCATACGTGGTGAACTACGAGAAGAAATGAATTCGAAATTGGCAGATTTTAAGGAGGAGTTGATTGCTCAATTTGAAGCAAGAATG AGGGCATCCACATGTGACTTGGCATCACtccaaagaagagaaatgaaTGCAGCAAAACAATCTCAAATTTCGGACTCATTAGAG GTTGGTGATAGAATGAACAGGGAAGTTGGAACAAATGATGCTGAAATGTACAAGGAAGTTGGAACAAATGATGCTGAAATAAACAAGtgtgaaatgaataaaaaagtTTCTTCAATTGCTGATATTCTTGAG AACCATCatacaaagaagaaaaggagcagGACTACTTGCAAACGACTTGCTTGA